One window from the genome of Candidatus Eremiobacteraceae bacterium encodes:
- a CDS encoding acyl-CoA dehydrogenase family protein produces the protein MSDATYLRWPFFEDSHRELSAGVEAWAERELGSGRDHGPDVDDACRDLVRKLGRAGWLRHCVTADHGGVGPSLDVRSICLIREILARHDALADFAFALQGLGSGAISLHGSALLRNKYLPPVCAGDAIAAFAISEAEAGSDVGSMTATARLEGDDYVIDGEKTWISNGGIAQFYVVFARTGEAPGSRGISAFVVDADAPGLTIAERIHVIAPHPLATLRFSGCRVPGAHLIGARGDGFKIAMQTLDIFRASVAAAALGMARRALDEAVARATARVMFGHTLADMQLTQTAIADMATGIDASALLTYRAAWTRDVLGKAGTREAAMAKMTATETAQSVIDHAVQIFGGLGVVRGNPVERLYREIRALRIYEGATEVQKLIVARETFRGHSESVVPAAGER, from the coding sequence ATGAGCGACGCCACCTATCTGCGCTGGCCGTTCTTCGAAGACTCGCACCGCGAACTTTCGGCCGGCGTCGAAGCCTGGGCTGAGCGCGAGCTTGGGAGCGGGCGAGACCACGGACCCGACGTGGATGACGCGTGCCGCGATCTCGTGCGCAAGCTCGGCCGCGCCGGCTGGCTGCGGCACTGCGTGACCGCGGACCACGGCGGCGTCGGACCTTCGTTGGACGTGCGCTCGATCTGTTTGATCCGGGAAATACTCGCCCGGCACGACGCGTTGGCCGACTTCGCCTTCGCGCTGCAAGGCCTCGGCAGCGGCGCGATCTCATTGCACGGCTCCGCGCTGCTAAGAAATAAATACTTGCCGCCCGTCTGTGCAGGCGATGCGATCGCCGCGTTCGCGATTTCGGAAGCCGAGGCAGGCTCCGACGTGGGTTCGATGACGGCCACTGCGCGACTCGAGGGCGATGACTACGTCATCGACGGCGAGAAGACATGGATCTCAAACGGCGGCATCGCCCAATTCTACGTCGTGTTCGCGCGCACCGGCGAGGCGCCCGGCAGCCGAGGCATCAGCGCATTTGTCGTCGACGCGGATGCACCGGGATTGACGATAGCCGAACGCATTCACGTCATCGCGCCGCATCCGCTCGCGACGCTGCGATTTTCCGGGTGCCGCGTGCCGGGCGCACATCTGATCGGTGCACGAGGAGACGGTTTCAAGATCGCCATGCAGACGCTCGACATCTTCCGCGCGAGCGTGGCCGCAGCGGCGCTCGGCATGGCGCGGCGCGCGCTCGATGAGGCCGTGGCGCGAGCGACGGCGCGCGTCATGTTCGGCCATACGCTGGCGGATATGCAGCTCACGCAAACGGCGATCGCCGATATGGCGACGGGCATCGATGCAAGCGCGCTGCTCACCTATCGCGCCGCGTGGACGCGGGATGTGTTGGGAAAAGCTGGCACGCGCGAAGCGGCCATGGCCAAGATGACGGCTACGGAGACCGCGCAATCGGTCATCGATCACGCCGTGCAGATCTTCGGCGGCCTAGGCGTGGTGCGCGGCAATCCGGTGGAGCGGCTGTACCGCGAGATCCGCGCTCTTCGGATCTACGAAGGCGCCACCGAAGTGCAGAAGCTCATCGTGGCGCGGGAGACGTTTCGGGGCCACTCGGAGTCCGTCGTTCCGGCTGCAGGAGAGAGATGA
- a CDS encoding benzoate-CoA ligase family protein, whose protein sequence is MTRYTSHVDTFAADNLPPQELWPDLIFALPELQYPARMNCAVELLDKKVAGGSGASPAVIGADGERTYAQLLDDANRIAGVLRDDLGLVPGARVLVRGYNNATFAACWLGIVKAGCIVVATMPLLRSKELSEVIDKARVGAALCDRRLEAEMTVAARACPVLEKIIYTSDGSTDGLAARMARQNGSFESVNTAADDVCIIAFTSGTTGKPKGTMHFHRDVLAICDTFSEKIVKPSAADVFIGSPPLAFTFGLGGLLLFALRAGASTVMLEKSTPDAMLEGIARHRATTCFTAPTAFRAMTPLASSYDLSSLRTCVSAGEPLPLNTREGWERTTGIKIIDGIGSTEMLHIFIAAAGDKIRPGATGLPVPGYQACVLGDDGEPLPAGEIGRLAVKGPTGCRYLADDRQRQYVFNGWNLTGDAYKMDEDGYFWFQARTDDMIISSGYNIAGPEVEAALLAHPRVLECAVVGAPDEDRGHVVKAFVVLRDGARGDSSVAIELQDHVKATIAPFKYPRRIEFVEALPRTETGKLQRFKLREG, encoded by the coding sequence ATGACGCGATACACGTCGCACGTCGACACGTTCGCGGCCGACAACCTGCCGCCGCAAGAGCTGTGGCCGGACCTCATCTTCGCATTGCCGGAGCTGCAATATCCGGCGCGCATGAATTGCGCGGTCGAGTTATTGGATAAGAAGGTGGCAGGCGGAAGCGGCGCCAGCCCGGCGGTCATCGGTGCCGACGGCGAGCGCACGTATGCGCAGTTGCTCGACGATGCAAACCGGATCGCCGGCGTCTTGCGCGACGATCTCGGCCTCGTTCCGGGCGCGCGCGTGCTCGTCCGCGGTTATAACAACGCGACGTTCGCGGCGTGCTGGCTGGGCATCGTGAAAGCCGGCTGCATCGTCGTCGCAACGATGCCGCTGTTGCGGTCCAAAGAGCTGTCCGAAGTGATCGACAAGGCGCGCGTTGGCGCAGCGCTGTGCGACCGGCGCCTCGAGGCGGAGATGACCGTCGCCGCGCGGGCCTGCCCGGTGCTCGAGAAAATCATTTACACCAGCGACGGAAGCACCGACGGTCTTGCCGCGCGCATGGCGCGCCAAAATGGATCGTTCGAGAGCGTGAACACCGCCGCCGACGACGTGTGCATTATCGCGTTCACGTCGGGGACCACGGGCAAGCCAAAGGGCACGATGCATTTCCACCGCGACGTACTCGCGATTTGCGATACGTTTTCCGAAAAGATCGTGAAGCCGTCTGCCGCCGACGTCTTCATCGGATCACCGCCGCTCGCATTCACGTTTGGGCTCGGCGGTTTGCTGCTCTTCGCGCTCCGAGCCGGCGCATCCACGGTGATGCTGGAGAAGAGCACTCCCGACGCCATGCTCGAAGGCATCGCGCGGCACCGAGCGACGACGTGCTTCACGGCGCCAACGGCGTTTCGTGCGATGACGCCTTTGGCGAGCTCATACGATCTGTCATCGCTACGTACGTGCGTGTCCGCAGGCGAACCGTTGCCGCTCAACACTCGCGAAGGGTGGGAGCGAACCACGGGCATCAAGATCATCGACGGAATCGGTTCCACTGAGATGCTGCACATCTTCATCGCGGCCGCCGGCGACAAGATCCGTCCAGGCGCCACCGGTTTGCCTGTGCCCGGCTACCAGGCGTGCGTGCTCGGGGACGACGGCGAGCCGCTTCCCGCAGGCGAGATCGGCCGGCTCGCGGTGAAAGGTCCGACCGGTTGCCGCTACCTCGCAGACGACCGTCAGCGTCAATACGTCTTCAACGGCTGGAACCTCACCGGCGACGCCTACAAGATGGACGAAGACGGCTACTTTTGGTTCCAAGCGCGCACCGACGACATGATCATCTCGTCGGGCTATAACATCGCCGGCCCCGAGGTGGAGGCTGCGCTTCTCGCTCATCCGCGCGTGCTCGAATGCGCCGTGGTGGGCGCTCCGGATGAAGACCGCGGGCACGTTGTCAAGGCTTTCGTCGTATTGCGCGACGGTGCGCGAGGCGACTCGAGCGTCGCCATTGAGCTCCAGGATCACGTAAAGGCGACGATCGCGCCCTTCAAGTACCCGCGCCGGATAGAATTCGTCGAAGCACTGCCGCGAACCGAGACCGGCAAACTGCAGCGCTTCAAGCTGCGCGAAGGATGA
- a CDS encoding RidA family protein: protein MKVLQPAGLAPAKGYANGITCDGVLVFVAGQIGWDAQRRIVSGDFAAQVRQALLNIVAVLADAGAEPSHVARMTWYVTDKREYLSMQREIGAAYRDVMGRHFPSMSVVEVSGLMEEGAKVEIEATAVIPR, encoded by the coding sequence ATGAAAGTGCTTCAGCCGGCCGGGTTGGCGCCGGCAAAAGGCTACGCCAACGGCATCACGTGCGATGGCGTGCTCGTCTTCGTCGCCGGACAGATCGGTTGGGACGCGCAGCGCCGCATCGTCTCGGGGGATTTTGCGGCTCAAGTCCGCCAAGCGTTGCTCAATATCGTCGCCGTGCTCGCCGATGCCGGGGCCGAGCCGTCGCACGTCGCGCGCATGACCTGGTACGTCACCGACAAGCGCGAATATCTTTCGATGCAGCGAGAGATCGGAGCAGCATACCGCGACGTCATGGGGCGGCACTTCCCATCCATGTCGGTCGTCGAGGTGAGCGGGCTGATGGAAGAGGGCGCGAAGGTCGAGATCGAAGCCACGGCGGTGATTCCGCGATGA
- a CDS encoding acyl-CoA dehydrogenase has product MTEFRWDDALLLEDQLSEDERHVRDAARAYCQEKLMPRVLEANRNEHFDREILREMGELGFLGSTIEGYGCAGVNNVSYGLVAREVERVDSGYRSAMSVQSSLVMHPIHAYGTDELRERFLPRLASGEIVGCFGLTEPNHGSDPGSMISRARKAEGGYRLQGAKTWITNSPIADVFVVWAKDDADVIRGFILEKGMKGLTAPPIQGKFSLRASSTGEISMDDVFVPTENYLPGAEGLGGPFGCLNKARYGIAWGALGAAEFCWHAARQYVLDREQFGRPLAATQLVQLKLADMQTEITIGLQAALRLGRLMDEHRAEPEMVSMLKRNSCGKALAIARVARDMHGGNGISDEFHVIRHVMNLEAVNTYEGTADIHALILGRAQTGIQAFN; this is encoded by the coding sequence ATGACCGAATTTCGCTGGGACGACGCGCTTCTGCTGGAAGATCAGTTGTCTGAAGACGAACGCCACGTGCGCGACGCCGCGCGGGCGTATTGCCAGGAAAAACTCATGCCGCGCGTGCTCGAGGCCAATCGCAACGAACATTTCGACCGCGAGATACTTCGCGAAATGGGAGAGTTGGGGTTCTTGGGCTCGACCATCGAAGGCTACGGATGTGCCGGCGTGAACAACGTGAGCTACGGCCTCGTGGCGCGTGAAGTGGAGCGCGTCGACAGCGGCTACCGCTCGGCGATGAGCGTGCAGTCGAGCCTCGTGATGCATCCGATCCATGCCTACGGCACCGACGAACTGCGCGAGCGCTTTCTGCCGCGCTTGGCGTCTGGCGAGATCGTCGGGTGCTTCGGACTCACGGAGCCCAACCACGGTTCGGATCCAGGCAGCATGATCTCGCGCGCACGCAAAGCGGAGGGCGGCTATCGCCTGCAAGGCGCCAAGACGTGGATCACCAATTCGCCGATCGCCGATGTGTTCGTCGTCTGGGCGAAAGACGACGCCGATGTGATCCGCGGCTTCATCCTAGAAAAAGGCATGAAGGGTCTGACCGCGCCGCCGATCCAGGGGAAGTTCAGCCTGCGCGCGTCGAGCACCGGCGAGATCAGCATGGACGACGTGTTCGTCCCCACCGAGAACTACTTGCCGGGGGCGGAAGGCCTTGGCGGCCCGTTTGGCTGCCTCAACAAAGCGCGATACGGAATCGCATGGGGTGCACTGGGCGCGGCTGAATTTTGCTGGCATGCAGCGCGACAGTATGTCCTGGACCGCGAGCAATTCGGCCGGCCGCTCGCGGCGACCCAACTCGTTCAGCTCAAGCTCGCGGACATGCAGACGGAGATCACGATCGGACTTCAGGCCGCGCTTCGTTTGGGCAGACTGATGGACGAGCATCGCGCCGAACCGGAGATGGTCTCGATGCTGAAACGCAACTCATGCGGCAAAGCGCTTGCGATCGCGCGCGTCGCACGCGACATGCACGGCGGCAACGGCATCTCCGACGAATTTCACGTCATACGCCACGTCATGAACCTCGA